From the Deltaproteobacteria bacterium genome, one window contains:
- a CDS encoding c-type cytochrome, translating to MLAFALPFLLLATGARAADAERGKALYQQCKRCHQAGRGAKHRIGPHLNELFGRRAGSLPDFRYSSAMRKAGAGGLVWTEATLDAFVANPRKTVPRSRMSYDGMAAAGDRADLVAWLRSLSGSRLPAAEPTMTAAEYGLDPRLLTIAGDIEYGAYLGSECVTCHHADGAQQGIPSIVGWPVEDFVITLQAYKHGKRPHEAMQTIAKRLSDEEIASLAAYFAKPADGP from the coding sequence ATGCTCGCGTTCGCTCTTCCCTTCCTTCTTCTCGCCACCGGAGCCCGGGCGGCGGACGCTGAGCGCGGCAAGGCGCTCTACCAGCAGTGCAAACGCTGCCACCAGGCCGGCCGCGGCGCGAAGCACCGCATCGGCCCGCACCTGAACGAACTGTTCGGCCGCCGCGCCGGTTCGCTCCCGGATTTCCGCTACTCTTCGGCCATGCGCAAGGCCGGGGCGGGTGGCCTGGTCTGGACCGAGGCGACGCTGGACGCATTCGTGGCCAACCCGCGAAAGACGGTGCCGCGGTCGCGCATGAGCTACGACGGCATGGCGGCGGCGGGCGACCGGGCGGATCTCGTGGCGTGGCTGCGCTCCCTTTCCGGCTCCCGGCTCCCGGCAGCGGAACCGACCATGACCGCCGCCGAATACGGGCTCGACCCACGCCTCCTCACGATTGCCGGAGACATCGAGTACGGCGCCTACCTCGGAAGCGAGTGCGTCACGTGCCACCATGCCGACGGAGCCCAGCAGGGCATTCCCTCCATTGTTGGTTGGCCGGTCGAGGACTTCGTGATAACTCTACAGGCGTACAAGCATGGCAAACGGCCGCATGAGGCCATGCAGACCATCGCCAAGCGTTTGTCAGACGAGGAGATCGCCTCGCTGGCCGCGTACTTTGCGAAGCCGGCGGACGGTCCTTAA
- a CDS encoding DUF692 domain-containing protein yields MNSSTPSESPLIGIGFRVPIAKWTLANLHRFDVLEVTVDHYIKGGEYVRRAIRNLVDRVPLVLHGVGLSIGTDAPLDEAYLDAVAETIEDLKIPSYSEHLAWTKVPGIDLANLLPVPKTRAAADMLIPKIERVQSHLPVPFSIENISYVFDFPDAEMSDAEFFNLLFRETGVGMLLDVENLFVNASNHAVDPLAFLDQLPEGVVTGMHAAGGPLVHRPYLDVPFQADNHSHPVPQQALDLLEYALDRQRPQTVILERDNDYEQGDELLADVTRIRRQAARAASATEGSVTDVPAY; encoded by the coding sequence ATGAACAGTTCAACTCCATCCGAGTCACCCCTCATCGGCATCGGTTTCCGTGTTCCCATCGCCAAGTGGACGCTGGCGAACCTGCATCGCTTCGACGTGCTGGAGGTCACGGTGGACCATTACATCAAGGGAGGCGAGTACGTGCGACGGGCCATCCGCAATCTGGTGGACCGGGTCCCCCTCGTGCTGCACGGCGTGGGGCTTTCCATCGGCACGGACGCGCCCCTGGACGAGGCCTATCTCGACGCGGTGGCCGAGACCATCGAGGACCTGAAGATTCCGTCCTACAGCGAGCACCTCGCATGGACCAAGGTTCCCGGCATCGACCTCGCCAACCTGCTGCCCGTGCCCAAGACCCGCGCCGCCGCGGACATGCTCATCCCCAAGATCGAACGTGTCCAGTCGCACTTGCCGGTCCCCTTCTCCATCGAGAACATCTCGTACGTCTTCGACTTCCCGGACGCGGAGATGAGCGACGCCGAATTCTTCAACCTGCTGTTCCGCGAGACGGGCGTGGGAATGCTGCTGGACGTCGAGAACCTGTTCGTCAACGCCTCGAACCACGCGGTCGACCCGCTGGCCTTTCTCGACCAATTGCCCGAGGGCGTGGTCACCGGGATGCACGCGGCCGGGGGACCTCTCGTCCACCGGCCCTACCTCGACGTCCCCTTCCAGGCCGACAACCACAGCCACCCGGTGCCGCAACAGGCACTGGACCTGCTGGAGTACGCCCTCGACCGGCAGCGACCCCAAACGGTGATCCTGGAGCGCGACAACGACTACGAGCAGGGTGACGAGCTTCTGGCGGACGTGACGCGCATCCGCCGGCAGGCGGCCAGGGCCGCCTCTGCAACGGAAGGGAGCGTGACCGATGTACCGGCTTATTGA
- a CDS encoding peptidase domain-containing ABC transporter has protein sequence MEDAEFSLASVAKHVFRNKAVFGPLVAASFFVNLLGYIYPFAFLIIIDKVLSNRGAATLDVIIVSLLFFLLFEAVLRAARHRALRGAVRDMDRTLLSRLVRHSLELPASFYLRNTPVETLSRIEELQQLRRFLTNAVVFVFVDILFVLAFLALMLHFSLTLSMIILASLPLYIAPAFVVMPTLRRWSRQTRGSRRESNEAVLDTFTGIETVKGMNEVKAQEEFLVDRVDAAVASEEDTQDLRESTTQYNQFVNRFATAGLLWFGASMVLDGQLTLGQLVAVNLVNMRFSQPMMRLCLFAYDFGRSRGLVKELGTVLNEETEHQGGHLVRLPAFNGGIRFEDVRFRYPDTDRNALDGVTFEVAPGETVGIAGPSGSGKSTVSRLVQRLYLANEGRVLLDGVDAAIIDPAWLRGHIGAVEQDYPIFRRSIADNIALGPGERQMPRVTAAARAACAHEVITRLPKGYATRIGARGSLLSGGERQRLALARALFHARTLLILDEATSALDKQDELRIQQNLRALAEGRSVIVIAHRLSALRHVDRVLCLDQGKITEQGTPAELARGNGYFADMVRRETEMVRVLAGQGSAAVAAPGE, from the coding sequence ATGGAAGACGCGGAGTTCTCGCTCGCGTCGGTCGCGAAGCACGTATTTCGCAACAAGGCCGTATTCGGACCGTTGGTGGCGGCGTCCTTCTTCGTCAACCTCCTGGGCTACATCTACCCCTTCGCTTTCCTGATCATCATCGACAAGGTCCTGTCCAACCGGGGCGCCGCCACCCTCGACGTCATCATCGTGAGCCTGCTCTTCTTCCTGCTGTTCGAAGCCGTACTGCGCGCGGCGCGCCACCGTGCGCTGCGCGGGGCCGTGCGGGACATGGACCGTACCCTGCTGTCGCGGCTCGTTCGGCACTCGTTGGAACTTCCGGCCTCCTTCTACCTTCGCAACACCCCGGTGGAGACCCTCTCCCGCATCGAGGAACTGCAGCAACTGCGCCGGTTTCTCACCAACGCCGTGGTGTTCGTGTTCGTCGACATCCTCTTCGTGCTCGCCTTCCTGGCGCTGATGCTGCATTTCAGCCTGACGTTGTCGATGATCATCCTGGCCTCCCTTCCGCTCTACATCGCTCCGGCCTTCGTGGTGATGCCTACGCTACGGCGATGGAGCCGCCAGACCCGCGGCAGCCGGCGGGAAAGCAACGAGGCGGTGCTCGACACCTTCACCGGCATCGAGACCGTCAAGGGCATGAACGAGGTGAAAGCCCAGGAGGAGTTTCTCGTCGACCGGGTGGACGCGGCGGTGGCGTCGGAGGAGGACACGCAAGACCTGCGTGAATCCACGACCCAGTACAACCAGTTCGTGAACCGCTTCGCCACCGCCGGCCTGCTCTGGTTCGGCGCCTCCATGGTGTTGGACGGCCAGCTCACCCTGGGGCAGCTCGTGGCGGTCAACCTCGTCAACATGCGCTTTTCCCAGCCCATGATGCGCCTGTGCCTGTTCGCGTATGACTTCGGCCGGTCACGGGGCCTGGTGAAGGAACTGGGCACCGTGCTGAACGAGGAGACGGAGCACCAGGGGGGCCACCTGGTGCGGCTGCCCGCGTTCAACGGGGGCATTCGTTTCGAAGACGTCCGCTTCCGCTATCCGGACACCGACCGGAACGCGCTCGACGGGGTGACCTTCGAGGTCGCGCCCGGCGAAACCGTGGGCATCGCGGGGCCGTCGGGCTCGGGCAAGAGCACGGTCAGCCGCCTGGTTCAGAGACTCTACCTCGCCAACGAGGGGCGTGTGCTCCTGGACGGTGTGGACGCGGCCATCATCGACCCGGCCTGGCTGCGCGGCCACATCGGCGCGGTGGAGCAGGACTATCCGATCTTCCGGCGCAGCATCGCCGACAACATCGCGCTGGGGCCGGGAGAGCGCCAGATGCCGCGTGTGACCGCGGCGGCCAGGGCGGCATGTGCCCACGAGGTCATCACCCGCCTGCCCAAGGGTTACGCCACCCGCATCGGCGCCCGCGGGAGCCTTCTCTCGGGCGGTGAACGGCAGCGGTTGGCGCTGGCCCGCGCGCTGTTCCATGCGCGCACGCTGCTCATTCTGGACGAAGCCACCAGCGCGCTGGACAAGCAGGACGAGCTGCGCATCCAGCAGAACCTGCGGGCGCTGGCGGAGGGACGCTCGGTCATCGTCATCGCTCACCGGTTGTCCGCTCTGCGCCACGTGGACCGGGTCCTCTGTCTGGACCAAGGGAAGATCACCGAGCAGGGAACGCCCGCGGAACTGGCCCGCGGCAACGGTTACTTCGCCGACATGGTGCGCCGGGAAACGGAGATGGTGCGGGTCCTGGCCGGGCAGGGCTCGGCGGCGGTCGCCGCGCCGGGAGAATGA
- a CDS encoding thiosulfate oxidation carrier protein SoxY, giving the protein MNATRRDVLSLAAAGLTALAAGMTGFLPVRPARAANETQLAIALFTKGALPLEGGVRIEAPEIADNGGAVPVQVSAEGARRIALFADGNPSPGVVVFTFGKWVKTAASTRIRLAGSQKLIAVAEMADGTFRTTSRAIKVTAGGC; this is encoded by the coding sequence ATGAACGCTACACGGAGGGACGTCCTTTCCCTCGCCGCCGCCGGGCTGACAGCACTGGCGGCCGGCATGACCGGTTTCCTCCCCGTACGCCCCGCCCGGGCCGCAAATGAGACCCAGCTCGCCATCGCGCTGTTCACCAAGGGCGCGCTGCCGCTGGAAGGCGGGGTCCGCATCGAAGCGCCGGAGATTGCCGACAACGGCGGCGCGGTGCCTGTCCAGGTCTCGGCCGAGGGCGCGCGGCGCATCGCGTTGTTCGCGGACGGCAACCCGAGCCCCGGTGTCGTCGTGTTCACGTTCGGGAAGTGGGTCAAGACCGCGGCGTCGACACGTATCCGGCTGGCCGGGAGCCAGAAGCTGATCGCCGTGGCGGAAATGGCCGACGGCACGTTCCGCACGACTTCCCGCGCGATCAAGGTGACGGCGGGCGGTTGCTGA
- a CDS encoding YeeE/YedE family protein, producing MDGFELLTPLQASVVLGLALGAVYGVLAQRSRFCLRRSLVGEWSECLPALGVWAMGLAVAIAGTQGASVAGLISFDAHRFLAPDLPVVAVLVGGALFGAGMVLSGGCASRLAVLTGSGNLRSALVLVVFAVVAYAMMKGVLAPLRSALAGLTLDPGGRVALTALPGGPVWAWGLVLAAAIVAFRSGAAPRHLAMGAVIGLLVPLGWVGTGFVLLDDFDPVPLQSLSFTGPVADTLFWTMAATAVPAGFGTGLAAGVVAGSIAASACAGEFRWTSLEGARQTGRYMAGAALMGTGGVLAGGCTVGAGLSGVSTGSIAAVLALAAMAVSARIVGRLLDEGPARAAS from the coding sequence ATGGACGGATTCGAGCTTCTCACGCCGCTTCAGGCGTCGGTGGTGCTGGGCCTTGCGCTCGGCGCCGTCTACGGCGTGCTGGCGCAGCGCAGCCGCTTCTGCCTGCGCCGCAGCCTGGTGGGAGAATGGAGCGAATGCCTGCCGGCGCTGGGCGTCTGGGCCATGGGGCTGGCCGTGGCCATTGCCGGCACCCAAGGGGCGTCGGTCGCGGGGTTGATCTCCTTCGACGCGCACCGGTTCCTGGCCCCGGACCTTCCGGTGGTCGCGGTCCTCGTGGGCGGCGCCTTGTTCGGCGCCGGCATGGTGCTCAGCGGCGGTTGCGCCTCCCGGCTCGCGGTGCTCACCGGTTCCGGCAACCTGCGCTCGGCCCTCGTACTGGTGGTTTTCGCGGTGGTCGCCTACGCGATGATGAAGGGGGTGCTGGCGCCGCTGCGCTCGGCGCTCGCGGGGTTGACCCTGGATCCCGGCGGCAGGGTGGCGTTGACGGCCCTGCCTGGCGGCCCAGTGTGGGCTTGGGGTCTGGTGCTCGCCGCTGCCATCGTGGCGTTCCGTTCCGGCGCCGCGCCGCGCCACCTGGCGATGGGCGCCGTGATCGGCCTGCTGGTGCCGCTGGGTTGGGTCGGCACCGGTTTCGTTCTCTTGGACGACTTCGACCCCGTGCCGCTCCAGTCCCTGAGCTTCACCGGGCCCGTGGCCGACACCTTGTTCTGGACCATGGCGGCCACCGCCGTTCCCGCGGGCTTCGGAACGGGCCTTGCCGCCGGCGTGGTCGCCGGCAGCATTGCGGCGTCGGCTTGCGCGGGCGAGTTCCGCTGGACCAGCCTGGAAGGGGCGCGCCAGACCGGCCGCTACATGGCGGGCGCGGCGTTGATGGGGACGGGCGGGGTCCTGGCGGGCGGGTGCACGGTAGGGGCCGGATTGTCGGGCGTGTCCACCGGGAGCATCGCCGCGGTTTTGGCACTTGCAGCCATGGCGGTGTCGGCCAGGATCGTGGGGAGGCTTCTTGACGAAGGGCCGGCGCGGGCCGCGTCCTAG
- a CDS encoding NAD(P)/FAD-dependent oxidoreductase: protein MAKKKIENRGMSRRRFLASTAATSAALWASPILGQGRPRVVVIGGGAGGATAARYIAKDSKGAIDVTLVEPSRHYYSCFFSNLYLGGFRTFASIGHTYGTLASAYGINVVHDWAVSVDRDKKTVGLAGGGRLAYDRLVLSPGIDFRERSVRGWDLSQQNRMPHAYKAGSQTQLLKAQVAAMRQGGVYCMVAPPNPFRCPPGPYERISMVAHTLKQSNPTAKILIVDPKPKFSKQGLFEEGWQRHYPGMIERVGPDFGGDKVEVRPGSMEVVIDGEVTKVDVCNVIPAQQAGRIAAVAGVTNDAGWAPVVPHTMQSRADENIHVLGDASQQGDMPKSGFSANSQAKVCAMAVRGALTGSKVFPARFRNTCWSLIATDDGVKVGANYQATDEKIASTGGFISKTGESAEVRKATYEESLGWYAAFSKDLFG, encoded by the coding sequence ATGGCAAAGAAGAAAATTGAAAACCGCGGCATGAGCCGCCGGCGCTTCCTGGCGTCGACCGCCGCCACATCGGCGGCGTTGTGGGCATCTCCCATCCTCGGGCAGGGCCGCCCGCGGGTGGTGGTGATCGGCGGCGGCGCCGGCGGGGCCACGGCCGCGCGCTACATCGCCAAGGACTCGAAGGGCGCCATCGACGTGACGCTGGTGGAGCCCAGCCGGCACTATTACTCGTGTTTCTTCTCGAACCTCTACCTTGGAGGTTTCCGCACCTTCGCGTCCATCGGACACACCTACGGGACCCTGGCGTCGGCGTACGGAATCAACGTGGTCCACGACTGGGCCGTCTCCGTGGACCGCGACAAGAAGACGGTCGGGCTCGCCGGCGGCGGCCGCCTTGCCTACGACCGGCTGGTCCTGTCCCCCGGCATCGACTTCCGTGAGCGGTCGGTGCGCGGCTGGGACCTGTCGCAGCAGAACCGCATGCCCCACGCCTACAAGGCAGGCTCGCAGACGCAGCTTCTCAAGGCGCAGGTGGCGGCCATGCGGCAGGGCGGCGTCTATTGCATGGTGGCGCCGCCAAACCCGTTCCGCTGCCCACCGGGACCGTATGAACGGATCTCCATGGTCGCCCACACGCTGAAGCAGTCCAATCCGACGGCCAAGATCCTGATCGTCGATCCCAAGCCCAAGTTCTCCAAGCAGGGGCTCTTCGAAGAGGGCTGGCAGCGCCACTACCCGGGCATGATCGAGCGCGTCGGCCCCGACTTCGGCGGGGACAAGGTCGAGGTACGGCCCGGCTCCATGGAAGTGGTGATCGACGGCGAGGTCACCAAGGTGGACGTCTGCAACGTGATTCCGGCGCAGCAGGCGGGGCGCATCGCCGCGGTGGCCGGGGTCACCAACGACGCGGGCTGGGCGCCGGTGGTGCCGCATACGATGCAGAGCCGGGCGGACGAGAACATCCACGTGCTCGGCGACGCGTCCCAGCAGGGAGACATGCCCAAGTCCGGGTTCTCCGCCAACAGCCAGGCCAAGGTGTGCGCCATGGCGGTACGCGGCGCACTCACCGGCTCGAAGGTTTTCCCGGCGCGCTTCCGCAACACATGCTGGTCGCTGATCGCCACCGACGACGGCGTCAAGGTCGGCGCCAACTACCAGGCCACGGACGAAAAGATCGCCTCCACGGGTGGCTTCATTTCGAAGACCGGAGAGAGCGCCGAGGTGCGCAAGGCGACCTACGAGGAGTCGCTCGGCTGGTATGCGGCCTTTTCCAAGGACCTTTTCGGCTGA
- a CDS encoding SDR family NAD(P)-dependent oxidoreductase, which produces MDLGIRGRNALVFGGSRGIGRAVAGVLASEGANVAVCARKEWAARRVAAEATEQGVKALGYPLEAWDEASAGTQVERIAHDFGAIDILFGIVRHTLRDDGRGNPGAPRWSARLDDGFLRFRALTEALLPGMRRRRWGRVLWMVPWPETRSRAEESVRAATAGALTAWLHCVAAEAAQDNVTLNVLKPPPFWRRPADTGRMRPESDPAPGGVGAPLAGTGPEDRHLPPASEFLSAEEVAAVAAFLLSGLARGVCGRTLEMGAATAVRRRPNEAGV; this is translated from the coding sequence ATGGACCTGGGCATCAGGGGCCGGAACGCACTGGTCTTCGGAGGATCTCGCGGCATCGGCCGCGCCGTTGCCGGAGTGCTGGCATCCGAGGGCGCGAACGTGGCGGTGTGCGCGCGCAAGGAATGGGCGGCGCGACGGGTCGCGGCCGAGGCCACGGAACAAGGCGTCAAGGCATTGGGCTACCCGCTGGAGGCGTGGGACGAAGCGTCGGCCGGCACTCAAGTGGAGCGGATCGCGCACGACTTCGGCGCCATCGACATCCTGTTCGGCATTGTCCGGCACACCTTGCGGGACGATGGACGGGGCAACCCGGGAGCGCCCCGTTGGAGCGCCAGGCTAGACGACGGATTCCTGCGTTTCCGGGCGCTCACGGAGGCCCTGCTTCCCGGCATGCGCCGCCGCCGTTGGGGGCGCGTCCTGTGGATGGTTCCATGGCCGGAGACCCGTAGCCGCGCCGAGGAGAGTGTCCGCGCCGCCACCGCCGGCGCGCTCACGGCTTGGCTGCATTGCGTCGCCGCGGAAGCCGCCCAGGACAATGTAACCCTCAACGTCCTGAAGCCACCGCCCTTCTGGCGGCGTCCGGCGGACACCGGTCGAATGCGGCCCGAGTCGGATCCGGCGCCGGGTGGAGTGGGTGCACCGCTCGCAGGGACGGGTCCCGAGGACAGGCATCTACCTCCGGCGAGTGAATTCCTCTCGGCCGAGGAGGTGGCCGCGGTGGCGGCCTTCCTCCTCAGCGGCCTTGCGCGGGGCGTGTGCGGCAGGACCCTGGAGATGGGCGCCGCCACGGCGGTGCGGCGGCGTCCGAACGAGGCCGGGGTGTGA
- a CDS encoding DUF6282 family protein, giving the protein MSDNVVSTPTQERCVTSYAARTQYKPGVVHPGHIKVKDAIDIHCHAHAGQQDALDLVKKASRAEMKGILFKSIVGKAGTAVRELQAKLDGWAAEEGATPVALFAGFVCGRNDDPVSAELAEKAIDDGVVALWLPVFNHANTMHIVGSRRELIEHDMNAQGWLGPLSWEKALEHGRYNLDESGELKPEIKDIIRLCVERDVALFFGHPTHKEIFKIAEEAHRVGLRRLVIDHPYSPFLDVSVEQMKELAPLGVLFNFTFDELSPLLGVDPQIMYNTIREVGVEHFALSSDAGEPLFPDSVEAMRLIRGYMEAFGMNEDELYTLCTRNPARIVGMEVAG; this is encoded by the coding sequence ATGAGCGACAACGTGGTCTCGACTCCGACCCAGGAACGGTGCGTCACCTCCTACGCCGCGCGTACCCAGTACAAGCCCGGCGTGGTCCATCCCGGCCACATCAAGGTCAAGGACGCCATCGACATTCATTGCCACGCCCACGCCGGCCAGCAGGACGCTCTGGACTTGGTGAAAAAGGCGTCCCGGGCCGAGATGAAGGGGATTCTCTTCAAGTCCATCGTCGGCAAGGCGGGGACGGCGGTCCGCGAGCTGCAGGCCAAGCTCGACGGCTGGGCCGCCGAAGAGGGCGCAACCCCGGTGGCACTGTTCGCGGGCTTCGTGTGCGGGCGGAACGACGACCCGGTGTCCGCGGAACTCGCCGAGAAGGCCATCGACGACGGCGTCGTCGCCCTGTGGCTGCCGGTGTTCAACCACGCCAACACCATGCACATCGTGGGCAGCCGGCGGGAGCTCATCGAGCACGACATGAACGCCCAGGGGTGGCTTGGTCCCCTGTCCTGGGAGAAGGCCCTGGAGCACGGCCGCTACAACCTTGACGAGTCGGGCGAGCTGAAGCCCGAGATCAAGGACATCATCCGCTTGTGCGTGGAGCGGGACGTGGCGCTATTCTTTGGCCACCCCACCCACAAGGAAATCTTCAAGATCGCCGAGGAGGCGCACCGGGTCGGGCTCCGGCGGCTGGTCATCGACCATCCCTACAGCCCCTTCCTCGACGTGTCCGTGGAGCAGATGAAGGAGTTGGCGCCGCTGGGGGTGCTGTTCAACTTCACCTTCGACGAGCTGTCGCCGCTCCTCGGGGTCGATCCCCAGATCATGTACAACACCATCCGCGAGGTGGGCGTCGAGCACTTCGCGCTGTCCAGTGACGCCGGTGAACCCCTGTTCCCGGACTCCGTGGAAGCCATGCGCCTTATCCGCGGCTACATGGAGGCCTTCGGCATGAACGAGGACGAGCTGTACACGCTCTGCACCCGCAACCCGGCGCGGATCGTGGGCATGGAGGTCGCCGGCTAG
- the soxZ gene encoding thiosulfate oxidation carrier complex protein SoxZ — MQKPRPRVKLPKSVSKGVPFTVRTRITHPMHTGLRHGRDGKPIPRRIINRFVVRYNGEEAISVDLERAVSADPYFSFEMAVQESGDIEFEWVDDDGSVYRLGRRVEVKS; from the coding sequence ATGCAGAAACCCAGGCCGCGGGTGAAGCTGCCGAAGTCGGTGTCCAAGGGTGTCCCCTTCACCGTCAGGACCCGCATCACCCATCCCATGCACACCGGGCTCCGCCACGGCCGCGACGGAAAGCCCATCCCCCGGCGGATCATCAACCGCTTCGTGGTACGCTACAACGGCGAGGAGGCGATCTCCGTCGACCTCGAACGCGCGGTGTCCGCCGACCCGTACTTCAGCTTCGAGATGGCTGTCCAGGAGTCGGGCGACATTGAATTCGAATGGGTCGATGACGACGGCTCAGTTTACCGCCTCGGCAGGCGGGTCGAGGTCAAGTCGTGA
- a CDS encoding polysaccharide deacetylase family protein — protein MPRPRPIKWPDNAKICVTFIIPWEVWPDNYATRGSLQRVSHPLPPENAVFKQNMAAVTEREYGDRVGIWRIMDMFERHNLKVTFLMNGKKVEQFPDECKEFQAQGHEFSSECYEHEYAFMYTREEERKSIQDTVAAFKNVLGAPPTGYLSPGHASTDNTLELVAEAGFVWWADPLNSDIPYTVEAGGRKVAVVPYNVPGCNDYSTYGGGRTPRDLLQIMKDQFDYLYWEGEQGAPKFFAFNLHPFVSGVPYRTRIIDEFIKYAKGFTDVWFARRLEIANWVLEQGY, from the coding sequence ATGCCCAGACCGCGCCCCATCAAGTGGCCGGACAACGCCAAGATTTGCGTCACTTTCATCATCCCGTGGGAGGTGTGGCCCGACAACTACGCTACCCGGGGCTCGCTCCAGCGGGTCAGTCATCCGCTGCCCCCGGAGAACGCCGTCTTCAAGCAGAACATGGCCGCGGTCACCGAGCGCGAGTACGGCGACCGGGTGGGCATCTGGCGCATCATGGACATGTTCGAGCGCCACAACCTCAAGGTCACCTTCCTCATGAACGGCAAGAAGGTGGAGCAGTTCCCCGACGAGTGCAAGGAGTTCCAGGCCCAGGGGCACGAGTTCTCCTCGGAGTGCTACGAGCACGAGTACGCGTTCATGTACACGCGGGAGGAAGAGCGGAAGTCCATCCAGGACACCGTCGCCGCGTTCAAGAACGTGCTCGGCGCGCCGCCCACCGGCTATCTGTCGCCCGGTCACGCCTCCACGGACAACACCCTGGAGCTGGTGGCGGAGGCCGGCTTCGTGTGGTGGGCCGACCCGCTCAACTCGGACATCCCGTACACGGTCGAGGCCGGCGGCCGCAAGGTCGCCGTGGTGCCCTACAACGTGCCGGGGTGCAACGACTACTCCACCTACGGCGGCGGGCGCACGCCCCGGGACCTGCTCCAGATCATGAAGGACCAGTTCGACTACCTCTACTGGGAGGGCGAGCAGGGTGCGCCGAAGTTCTTCGCGTTCAACCTGCATCCGTTCGTCTCCGGCGTGCCCTACCGCACCAGGATCATCGACGAGTTCATCAAGTACGCCAAGGGCTTCACCGACGTCTGGTTCGCGCGCCGGCTGGAGATCGCCAACTGGGTGCTGGAGCAGGGCTACTGA